A genome region from Chryseobacterium sp. G0186 includes the following:
- the argH gene encoding argininosuccinate lyase, whose product MKKIWQKDDLATNILVNNFTVGKDLDFDERLAKYDVKGSMAHCKMLAETGIISNEESEQMLSVLHDILNKIEEGNFEIDKEAEDIHSQVEAILIAELGDTGKKIHTARSRNDQVLLDIKLYLLDEIREITALTDEFFQILIQLADQHKNVLLPGYTHLQIAMPSSFGLWFGAYAEALLDDVEMLFSIKNIINKNPLGSAAGYGSSFPINRESTTYNLGFQSMNYNSVYAQMTRGKSEKLLAMSMATLAGTLGKFAYDVCLYLNQNFDFISFPKEFTTGSSIMPHKKNPDIFELVRARCNRIQALPNELILLTNNLPSGYHRDVQLTKEILFPAIDSLKECLEILSYTLPNIQVKDGILEDEKYKYLFSVEKINEEVKSGSSFRDAYVKVGQDIENNEFDFEAGNLDHTHQGSIGNLCLDKIEYQFNKLKNKLLG is encoded by the coding sequence ATGAAAAAGATATGGCAAAAGGATGACCTGGCCACCAATATATTAGTCAATAACTTTACTGTAGGAAAGGATCTTGACTTTGATGAGCGTTTGGCAAAATACGATGTCAAAGGTTCTATGGCACACTGCAAAATGCTTGCAGAAACCGGAATTATTTCCAACGAAGAATCAGAGCAGATGTTGTCTGTATTACATGATATTTTAAATAAAATTGAAGAAGGAAATTTTGAAATTGATAAAGAAGCTGAGGATATCCATTCTCAGGTAGAGGCGATCTTAATTGCAGAATTAGGAGACACTGGAAAAAAGATCCATACCGCAAGATCAAGAAACGATCAGGTTTTATTGGATATTAAACTGTATCTGTTGGATGAAATTCGTGAAATAACGGCTCTTACCGATGAATTCTTTCAAATCTTGATTCAGCTGGCTGATCAGCATAAAAACGTATTGCTTCCAGGGTATACCCACTTGCAGATTGCGATGCCTTCATCCTTTGGGTTGTGGTTTGGAGCTTATGCAGAAGCCCTTTTGGATGATGTTGAAATGTTGTTTTCAATCAAGAATATTATCAATAAAAATCCATTAGGTTCCGCAGCTGGATATGGTTCATCTTTCCCTATCAATCGTGAAAGTACAACCTATAACCTGGGCTTTCAGTCCATGAATTACAATTCTGTGTATGCCCAAATGACCCGTGGAAAATCGGAGAAATTACTGGCGATGTCGATGGCTACATTAGCGGGAACACTTGGTAAGTTTGCTTACGATGTTTGTCTGTATTTGAATCAAAACTTCGATTTTATAAGCTTTCCAAAGGAATTTACTACAGGAAGCAGCATTATGCCACATAAAAAGAATCCGGATATCTTCGAGTTGGTTCGTGCACGATGTAACAGAATTCAGGCCTTACCGAATGAACTGATCCTGTTAACGAATAATCTGCCGTCAGGATATCACCGTGATGTACAGTTGACTAAGGAAATTCTTTTCCCTGCTATTGATTCATTAAAGGAATGTCTGGAAATTCTAAGCTATACTTTGCCAAATATTCAGGTAAAAGACGGAATTCTGGAAGATGAAAAATACAAATATCTTTTCAGTGTAGAAAAGATCAATGAAGAAGTGAAAAGCGGAAGCTCTTTCCGTGATGCCTATGTAAAAGTAGGGCAGGATATTGAAAACAACGAGTTTGACTTTGAAGCAGGAAACCTTGACCATACCCATCAGGGAAGCATCGGGAATCTTTGCCTGGATAAAATAGAATATCAGTTCAATAAACTGAAAAATAAATTATTGGGTTAA
- a CDS encoding Lrp/AsnC family transcriptional regulator, which yields MDLKDKMILSIIQEDSTLSVKEISEKIGLTFTPTYERIKQLEKQGIIEKYVGLLNREKLGLNIVVYCNVRLKEQSKKVLETFEKHIGNHDEVQEIISLSGEYDYMLKIIAKDINSYNEFAVNIISNLPNIGQYHSSIVLHEVKKSTKFKIDLE from the coding sequence ATGGATTTAAAAGACAAAATGATTCTCAGCATTATACAGGAAGACTCTACTTTATCTGTTAAGGAAATTTCAGAAAAGATAGGTCTTACCTTTACTCCAACGTATGAAAGAATCAAACAATTGGAGAAACAGGGGATCATTGAAAAGTATGTCGGCCTCTTAAACCGTGAAAAATTGGGTTTGAATATTGTCGTCTATTGTAATGTTCGTCTTAAGGAGCAATCCAAAAAGGTATTGGAAACTTTCGAAAAACATATCGGAAATCATGATGAAGTACAGGAAATCATCAGTCTTTCCGGAGAGTACGACTACATGCTGAAGATTATCGCTAAAGACATCAATTCTTATAATGAATTTGCAGTCAATATTATTTCCAATCTTCCTAATATCGGACAATACCACAGCTCCATTGTCTTGCATGAGGTAAAAAAATCTACCAAATTCAAGATTGATCTGGAATAA
- a CDS encoding aspartate carbamoyltransferase catalytic subunit — translation MFTITELSTERINSILTEALAFANGKTAKIDGEVFCSNLFFEDSTRTKTSFDIAERKLGLQVVPFDASHSSVNKGESLYDTVRTIESLGVNLVVIRDKKDRYFEELKNIKIPVINGGDGTGNHPSQCMLDLMTIYQEFGKFEGLKVGIVGDVKHSRVANSNAEALRRLGAKVYFSGPEQWFDEGALINGTYLSVDELISEVDVLMLLRIQHERHDDAMSFTASEYHKRYGLTIEREQAMKKEAIIMHPAPINRGVEIDSDLVECKRSRVFKQMENGVFARMAILKEALEQKGFTFK, via the coding sequence ATGTTTACGATTACAGAACTAAGCACCGAGAGAATCAACAGTATACTGACAGAAGCACTGGCTTTTGCGAACGGGAAAACTGCTAAAATTGATGGAGAAGTTTTTTGCTCAAACCTTTTCTTCGAAGACAGCACAAGAACGAAGACAAGCTTTGATATTGCAGAAAGAAAATTAGGACTTCAGGTTGTTCCCTTTGATGCTTCCCACAGTTCTGTAAATAAAGGAGAGAGTCTTTATGATACCGTAAGGACGATTGAAAGCCTGGGAGTAAACCTCGTGGTAATTCGTGATAAAAAAGACAGATACTTCGAGGAACTAAAGAATATAAAAATCCCTGTGATCAACGGTGGAGACGGAACAGGAAACCACCCATCACAATGTATGCTGGACCTGATGACGATCTACCAGGAATTTGGAAAGTTTGAGGGATTAAAAGTAGGAATTGTAGGAGATGTAAAACACAGCCGTGTAGCCAACTCCAATGCTGAAGCCTTAAGAAGATTAGGCGCTAAAGTATACTTTTCAGGACCGGAGCAGTGGTTTGATGAGGGGGCTTTAATTAACGGAACCTATCTTTCAGTTGATGAACTCATCTCTGAAGTGGATGTTCTGATGTTATTGAGAATTCAACATGAAAGACATGATGATGCCATGAGTTTTACAGCTTCTGAATATCATAAAAGATATGGCTTGACTATAGAAAGAGAGCAAGCAATGAAAAAAGAAGCAATCATTATGCATCCCGCGCCTATCAACAGAGGAGTTGAAATAGATTCAGACCTTGTGGAATGCAAACGTTCAAGAGTCTTCAAACAAATGGAAAATGGGGTTTTCGCAAGAATGGCCATCTTGAAAGAAGCGCTGGAACAAAAAGGATTTACATTTAAGTAA
- a CDS encoding carbamoyl phosphate synthase small subunit: MKKKLILESGEVFHGEGFGAELETAGEVVFNTGMTGYQELISDPSYCGQIVCMTYPLIGNYGINRDDYESIEPAIKGLIVKEICDLPSNFRTQITLDELFKKKNLSGISGIDTRRLTRVLRNYGVVKGKIVNADADENATVSELKSTNFPTNQVEEVSTKTPYANPNRGFKVVLVDFGAKLGIIRELSQRNCDIIVVSQDTTAEEILLMNPDGIMLSNGPGDPEDVPHALDMIRGLLGKVPIFGICLGHQLIGLACGAKTFKLKFGHRGGNHPVLDLEKNKVAITSQNHGYAVDQESLKGTDLIETHIALNDRTNEGLKHKIHPCFSVQYHPEASPGPEDANYLFDEFIDMMEDFKK; this comes from the coding sequence ATGAAGAAAAAATTAATACTGGAGTCCGGTGAAGTGTTTCATGGAGAAGGTTTCGGAGCAGAATTGGAAACTGCAGGAGAGGTAGTTTTCAATACCGGAATGACAGGGTATCAGGAATTGATTTCTGACCCATCATATTGCGGTCAGATAGTTTGTATGACCTATCCGCTTATCGGAAATTATGGTATTAACCGTGATGATTATGAAAGTATTGAGCCGGCAATCAAGGGGCTTATCGTAAAGGAAATTTGCGATCTTCCTTCCAACTTCCGTACTCAGATTACTTTAGATGAATTATTTAAAAAGAAAAACCTTTCAGGAATCTCTGGAATCGATACGAGAAGACTGACAAGAGTTCTACGTAACTACGGGGTTGTAAAAGGAAAAATTGTAAATGCTGATGCGGATGAAAATGCAACAGTTTCAGAATTAAAATCAACCAATTTCCCAACCAATCAGGTAGAAGAGGTTTCTACAAAGACACCTTATGCTAATCCAAACAGAGGTTTCAAGGTAGTGTTGGTTGACTTCGGGGCAAAACTGGGAATCATCAGAGAGCTATCTCAAAGAAACTGTGACATTATTGTTGTTTCTCAGGATACAACAGCAGAAGAAATCTTATTGATGAACCCTGATGGGATTATGCTTTCAAACGGTCCTGGAGATCCGGAAGATGTACCACACGCATTGGATATGATCCGTGGATTATTAGGAAAAGTTCCAATCTTCGGAATCTGTTTAGGACACCAATTGATCGGACTGGCTTGTGGAGCAAAGACGTTCAAGTTAAAATTCGGACACAGAGGAGGAAACCACCCGGTATTGGATTTAGAGAAAAACAAAGTGGCTATCACTTCTCAAAACCATGGGTATGCAGTAGATCAGGAAAGCTTAAAAGGAACAGACCTAATCGAAACGCACATCGCATTGAACGACAGAACGAACGAGGGATTAAAACACAAAATCCACCCTTGCTTCTCTGTTCAGTATCACCCGGAAGCAAGCCCGGGCCCGGAAGATGCAAACTACTTGTTTGATGAGTTTATTGATATGATGGAGGACTTTAAAAAGTAA
- the carB gene encoding carbamoyl-phosphate synthase large subunit produces MAKRTDIKTILVIGSGPIIIGQAAEFDYAGTQACLSLKEEGYKVILINSNPATIMTDVEIADKVYIEPISLQFVSHIIRKERPDALLPTLGGQTGLNMAVELEKSGILEECKVEVLGTKLSAINRAEDRDLFRELMRELNEPVPESDIVNTVEGAIAFADEIGYPVIVRPAFTMGGTGGGIASTEVELKEIAELGLKHSPVTQCLIEKSIAGFKEIEYEVMRDANDNAIVVCNMENIDPVGVHTGDSIVVAPSQTLSDREYQLLRNASLKIIRALGIEGGCNVQLALDPHSFEYYIIEVNPRVSRSSALASKATGYPIAKIAAKIAVGLTLDEIMNPVTGKTYACFEPALDYVVTKFPRFPFDKFETADRRLSTQMKATGEVMAIGRNFEESLQKAIRSLETGIKHLGLKTKQAQALTAEEIERRIRVCDDERLFIIGDALRRGYDWEQIVEWSKIDKFFIWKMKKLVDFEKVIADNKFDKETLIQAKKLGFADINIAVLWEVKEREIFNFRKENGVMPVYKMVDTCAAEFESETPYFYGTYEEENESVVSDKEKIIVLGSGPIRIGQGVEFDYATVHSVWAIKEMGYEAIIINNNPETVSTDFSISDKLYFEPLTEEDVMNIIDLEKPKGVVVQFGGQTAINLADKLASHGVQILGTSLEDLDRAENRDKFEKALQEMGIPQPKGRTSTSKEEAIKIANEIGYPVLVRPSYVLGGRAMEIVYAEAELAYYMEHAVDASPEHPVLVDKYMVGKEIEVDAICDGETVVIPGIMEHIERAGVHSGDSIAVYPPQNISQSEIDTLVDYTKRLAKGLNVIGLMNIQYVLFEGNVYVIEVNPRSSRTVPFLSKITEVPMANLATKAILGQKLADLGYKNGLVPNKEGVFVKVPVFSFSKLTKVDISLGPEMKSTGEVMGKDTTLEKALYKGLVAAGRKVPMHGSILFTVADKHKEEAAELAARFHEVGFRIWATEGTAKFFGEKGIPCKIGYKIGEENVNLIDLIQKGKVQYVVNTTTKGKQAERDGFQIRRMSVENGVPCLTSMDTVEAILKVIESMSFKMETM; encoded by the coding sequence ATGGCAAAACGTACAGATATAAAAACAATTTTAGTAATCGGTTCAGGACCTATCATCATTGGTCAGGCAGCTGAATTTGATTACGCAGGAACGCAGGCTTGTCTGTCTTTGAAAGAAGAAGGCTACAAAGTAATTTTGATCAACTCAAACCCTGCAACGATCATGACAGATGTGGAAATCGCAGATAAAGTATATATCGAGCCGATTTCATTACAGTTTGTAAGCCACATTATCAGAAAAGAACGTCCGGATGCATTGTTACCAACGCTTGGAGGTCAGACAGGACTGAATATGGCAGTGGAATTAGAAAAATCGGGAATTCTTGAAGAATGCAAAGTGGAAGTATTGGGAACAAAGCTTTCTGCAATCAACAGAGCAGAAGACAGAGACCTTTTCCGTGAGCTGATGAGAGAACTGAACGAACCGGTTCCTGAGTCTGATATTGTAAACACAGTAGAGGGAGCTATTGCCTTTGCTGATGAGATTGGTTATCCTGTTATTGTTCGTCCTGCCTTTACCATGGGAGGAACCGGAGGTGGTATTGCTTCTACCGAGGTGGAATTGAAAGAAATTGCTGAACTAGGTCTGAAACACAGCCCCGTTACACAATGTCTTATCGAAAAATCAATTGCAGGTTTCAAGGAGATTGAATACGAAGTAATGCGTGATGCAAACGACAACGCCATTGTGGTTTGTAACATGGAAAATATAGATCCTGTAGGAGTTCACACAGGAGACTCAATTGTAGTAGCACCTTCTCAGACCCTTTCAGACAGAGAGTATCAGTTATTGAGAAATGCCTCTCTGAAAATTATCAGAGCCTTAGGAATTGAAGGAGGATGTAATGTACAGCTGGCTTTAGATCCACACTCTTTCGAGTATTACATCATCGAGGTAAACCCTAGAGTTTCCCGTTCATCAGCGTTAGCAAGTAAGGCAACAGGATATCCGATTGCGAAGATTGCAGCAAAGATTGCAGTAGGATTAACTCTGGATGAAATTATGAATCCTGTGACAGGGAAAACATATGCTTGTTTTGAACCTGCATTAGACTATGTTGTAACGAAATTCCCAAGATTCCCATTCGATAAATTCGAAACGGCGGACAGAAGACTTTCAACGCAGATGAAGGCAACCGGTGAAGTAATGGCTATCGGAAGAAACTTTGAAGAATCTTTACAGAAGGCAATCCGTTCATTAGAAACAGGTATTAAGCACCTTGGATTAAAAACAAAGCAGGCTCAGGCATTGACAGCAGAAGAAATCGAAAGAAGAATCAGAGTTTGTGATGACGAAAGATTATTCATCATCGGAGATGCTTTAAGAAGAGGATATGACTGGGAGCAAATCGTAGAATGGAGTAAAATTGATAAGTTCTTTATCTGGAAAATGAAAAAATTAGTTGATTTCGAAAAAGTCATCGCTGATAACAAGTTTGATAAAGAGACTTTAATCCAGGCTAAGAAACTAGGTTTTGCTGACATCAATATTGCGGTTCTTTGGGAAGTAAAGGAGCGTGAGATCTTCAATTTCAGAAAAGAAAACGGAGTGATGCCGGTGTACAAAATGGTAGATACTTGTGCTGCAGAATTTGAAAGTGAAACACCATACTTCTATGGAACATACGAAGAAGAAAACGAAAGTGTTGTTTCGGATAAAGAAAAAATTATCGTACTAGGTTCAGGGCCTATCAGAATCGGACAGGGAGTTGAATTTGACTACGCAACCGTTCACTCAGTTTGGGCAATCAAGGAAATGGGGTACGAAGCAATCATCATCAACAATAACCCGGAAACAGTTTCTACAGACTTCTCAATCTCAGATAAACTATACTTCGAGCCTCTTACAGAAGAAGATGTAATGAACATCATTGATCTTGAAAAGCCTAAAGGAGTAGTGGTTCAGTTCGGTGGGCAGACAGCGATTAACCTTGCAGATAAATTAGCTTCTCACGGAGTTCAGATTCTTGGAACTTCCCTTGAAGACCTTGACAGAGCTGAAAACAGAGATAAATTTGAAAAAGCCCTACAGGAGATGGGAATTCCTCAGCCAAAAGGAAGAACTTCAACTTCTAAGGAAGAAGCGATAAAAATTGCTAACGAAATCGGTTATCCGGTATTGGTTCGTCCAAGCTACGTATTGGGAGGTAGAGCCATGGAAATTGTATACGCAGAAGCAGAGCTTGCTTACTATATGGAGCATGCAGTAGATGCAAGCCCTGAGCACCCTGTTTTGGTTGACAAATACATGGTAGGAAAGGAAATTGAGGTAGATGCCATCTGTGATGGTGAAACAGTGGTAATCCCGGGGATTATGGAGCATATCGAAAGAGCGGGGGTTCACTCCGGAGACTCTATCGCAGTGTATCCGCCACAGAACATCTCACAAAGCGAAATAGACACTTTGGTAGATTACACGAAAAGACTGGCAAAAGGACTTAATGTTATCGGATTGATGAACATCCAATACGTTCTTTTCGAAGGAAATGTATATGTGATTGAAGTAAACCCACGTTCTTCAAGAACAGTTCCTTTCTTATCCAAAATTACTGAAGTTCCGATGGCCAACCTTGCTACAAAAGCAATCTTAGGTCAGAAACTGGCAGATCTTGGCTACAAAAACGGATTGGTTCCGAATAAAGAGGGAGTCTTTGTAAAAGTTCCTGTATTCTCTTTCTCTAAACTGACAAAGGTTGATATCTCTTTAGGCCCTGAAATGAAGTCTACAGGAGAGGTGATGGGGAAAGATACAACACTTGAAAAAGCTCTTTACAAAGGTCTTGTTGCTGCAGGAAGAAAAGTTCCGATGCACGGATCTATTCTGTTCACAGTGGCAGATAAGCACAAAGAAGAAGCCGCTGAACTGGCAGCAAGATTCCATGAAGTAGGTTTTAGAATCTGGGCTACAGAAGGAACCGCGAAATTCTTTGGCGAAAAAGGAATCCCTTGCAAAATCGGATACAAGATCGGAGAAGAAAATGTAAATCTTATCGACCTGATCCAGAAAGGAAAAGTTCAGTATGTTGTAAATACCACTACAAAAGGGAAGCAAGCTGAAAGAGACGGATTCCAGATCAGAAGAATGAGCGTGGAGAACGGTGTTCCTTGTTTAACCTCAATGGACACAGTAGAAGCAATCTTAAAGGTAATTGAAAGTATGAGTTTCAAAATGGAAACAATGTAG
- a CDS encoding Crp/Fnr family transcriptional regulator, with product MVEKLLQSEIHWESKEFKRNEFLKVSGSTDTHIYFIEQGSVRIFMTDENEERIIRFGYTGNIIVSLDSFLSEKPSELYIQTIKKASVKVASKKDFYQFIQSCEEHMKFWIQILEDLVLQQLEREKDLLIHSPKERFERVLKRSPKLFQEVPNKYIANYLRMSPETLSRLKKS from the coding sequence ATGGTTGAAAAATTACTTCAAAGCGAGATCCATTGGGAAAGCAAAGAATTCAAAAGAAATGAATTTCTGAAAGTCTCGGGAAGTACAGATACTCATATTTATTTTATAGAACAAGGGAGTGTAAGGATCTTCATGACCGATGAAAATGAAGAAAGGATTATCCGTTTCGGATATACAGGAAATATTATTGTTTCCTTGGACTCTTTTCTTAGTGAAAAGCCATCAGAACTTTATATTCAGACGATTAAAAAAGCATCAGTGAAAGTAGCTTCAAAAAAGGATTTCTATCAATTTATTCAATCCTGCGAAGAACACATGAAGTTTTGGATACAGATTCTGGAAGATCTGGTACTTCAGCAGTTGGAAAGAGAAAAAGATCTGCTGATTCATTCCCCGAAAGAGCGCTTTGAAAGAGTCTTAAAGCGAAGTCCAAAACTATTTCAGGAAGTCCCCAATAAATACATCGCCAATTATCTCAGAATGTCGCCTGAAACCTTATCAAGACTTAAAAAATCTTGA
- a CDS encoding DinB family protein: protein MKISTTELLNELQDRTQKHLQYAQTLLQRPENELNFRISADSWSSLECLEHLNRYGDFYIPEINQRISSSKTSSKAVFRSGILGNYFANSMMPKDKLNKMKTLRTMNPIHSQLNKNVVDEFIKQQKQLLELLERAQHIDLEKTKTGISISKLITLKLGDTFRFVIYHNARHIAQVEGILKNV from the coding sequence ATGAAAATTTCAACTACAGAATTATTAAATGAGTTACAAGACAGGACCCAAAAGCATTTACAATATGCCCAAACACTCTTACAGAGACCGGAAAATGAATTGAATTTCAGAATCTCAGCAGACAGTTGGAGTAGTCTGGAATGCCTGGAACATCTCAACAGGTATGGAGATTTTTATATTCCCGAAATCAACCAGAGAATATCTTCATCCAAGACCTCTTCAAAAGCAGTTTTTAGATCCGGAATCCTTGGGAACTACTTTGCGAATAGCATGATGCCTAAGGATAAACTGAACAAAATGAAGACTCTTAGGACAATGAATCCTATTCATAGTCAGTTGAATAAAAATGTTGTAGATGAATTCATTAAACAGCAAAAGCAATTACTAGAATTACTGGAAAGGGCACAGCACATTGATCTGGAAAAAACAAAAACAGGAATCAGTATTTCAAAATTAATCACCTTAAAGCTGGGAGATACTTTCCGTTTTGTAATCTATCATAATGCAAGACACATCGCCCAGGTGGAAGGGATTTTGAAGAATGTTTAA